Genomic segment of Salvelinus sp. IW2-2015 linkage group LG17, ASM291031v2, whole genome shotgun sequence:
AGGATACTATTCTTTGCCATTTCATTGTATAGAATGATGACATAATACTGTCATTATAATATCTACCAATGCTGTGTGCAGACAGTATTATGCAACATTGTCAGGTTGTTGCTTGGTGACTATCAACCACCAGGAATACTGATGAGCAAAACACATTCCAAATGTAGCTAATATATTCACTGTCTGAGTTGACATGAACACTGTTTGCTCATACTGCACTCTAGTGTTCACACGAGGAAAGTGATATAGGTATTTTaggtataatttttttgttgttgcctgtacTAGGGCTGCCCGATATGGGTAAAATatgaatttttttttaaccaaatgttgcgaTTMGATTTTTCGTGCGATATAGATCAAAAtatttgggtgaactgttggaatcctAGAAATAGGATGACATATTGAGAAGCTAAGTAGAAAGCAGCATCGTTCTTGTTTTGAACAATCGTCTGACTGCATTTGATCTAAGAGAACAGCATGCAAACTTATAATGATCTAACAGCGAGGAAGAGGAACTGCGCTGCTTGATTGACGGGGGCGGGCTTGGTGGGAAACAGCCACAAGAgaacaaaaaaaatagaaaacgtttttttaaagGCCATTACGCGGCTGAGATGCGTTTCAAAATATTTATTGCGATATGAATATTTCACATGTCAATATTGACATTTCGATGTGAATCTGATTAATTGTGCAGCCCTAGCCCCTACTATGAACTCTGCCAAGAGATCTGGTTCATGTTGGCATAGATGGTAATACGCTTACCCTGTAGCCACAGGTTAATTCATTCGGTCAAAACTCCCATCAAACACAACATAACCGTAAACCTACTGGTGTGTCCTTTAGGTGAGGACTTGGCGGTGGAGTTCCTGTCCATGTTCCTCTGGTCACTGTACTGGCTGTTGGGGCCTGATGGGTCTTGTGGTGGGCCTGGGGGCCCAGGGGGGCCGGACTGGTCTCTCCAGTGAAACCGTGGGCGGGGGGTAAAGGAGTGGTATCTCTGGAACCCAAAACTGAAGCGGGGCTTCCGGAATGAATGATCGTCCCTTATGAATCTGTACAGTAAAGAAAACAGCAGAAAATAAAAAGCGTGAATGAGTGAGAGTACTGTGAGTCGGTGAAGGTGTGGAAATGTTGAAATGACCAAGAACAAACCTTAGGCTACACAAGCCTGCTCTGAAATGTCAGGTCTTACCGTGGTCTGTTGAATCTTCCTCCAAACCTCTGCCTAAACGAACCAGTTATTCTGTGTCTAGGCGGACTTCTCATTCTTCTCAAAGGTTGTTTCTCCTCCTGAAAATGTCACATAGTAAGCTAATTAGTGTTCATGATGATAAATTGTATCCACTGTGATCTCGCTGTAGCCTGGTTTCCAGATCTGTATGCAGCAAATGCCATAGAATGAATATGGCAGAAGAGTTGGCTAAAGCAAACAACTATAAATCTGCGACTGGGACCATGCTGAACCTGGCATTACACAAAATGACTCACATGTAACTTCAGTTAAATTGATTGAGTGATTATATAACTGATACCGCAGTGACATGTTTGATATGTCCCTCGCGTGGCCTCTTGTCACGTGACTCTTCATTGCATTCTCTGTGTGGCATGGTGGAGCTCTGGAAAGTGAAAGTTGAATCATACTTCAGACTTTAGTGTTTTAATGGAGGTGCATTTGTGCCTGGATTGCATTTGTGTCTGGATTGGGACTGCTAGTACAAAAAGAATGTTCAATGTTTGATTGTGCTATGATGACCAATTATTTAGAAATATGTCTTGTAACAATAGTTTTAGCCGAGCCACAACTatgcctgtttgtttcagttGTAAACAACACAGTGCATTGGTTGGACACTTCCTTCACAATGAAACAATCAGGAAGTGGATTTGAGTAGGAGATTACATAATTACATGATCAGGGTGCACTTCTTtggtaaaacacttaaaataagctAGCTGACAGCGTAACGGATGTTTTTCCTTCAATGAGACAAACCAGAGTAAGAATGATCACACAGGTCAGTCGGTCTTAAGAATAGCGGGTATATTTACCTTGCCCTGCGTTGTCTCGTATGGCCGTgtatccatttattttatttagaagtTCCAGTGAAATTGTTGTTTTCATTCAGTCGTTACCAGCAACACACGTCTGATCAGGTGTGGGCTTGTTGTGTTGCTCTGTCAGGTTCGTTTCATTATCACCACCTACCTTATGTATTTCGTGACAGCGTCATTTTACTTTCGATTCCTATGCGAACAATGCAGAAAGCGGTGCGTCCGGGGCATTCAACTTCTTGTTGTAAAAGTCTGTATGAAAACTTTCAAGAGAGACAGCACACAAAGGCCTATGTACAAATGAGCCTGTCCTATCAACAGGTTTCATTAAAAACTAatttgaaaaaaaacaataaacaaatgaATGCCCATAAAGGTTTGTCCCAGCCATATTGTGCTACCTGGCGTTGTCACCTGTGACTTGCGTTGCCGTCAAACCTGCCTGCGACTTGTGAGGTTTCCGGTGTTGTGgcgaaaatctcccccctgacAGAATCCCTCCCTTCGCGTGAACGCGcacgcactcaattcttcattgctgcgacttgcttgctagtagagatttctgatcacgttagactacattttattttatatgtcGGTTTGATCGCaggggaggcactagtaatgtctgcagttttcggtttggctatttgtgtattagtctataaataaatatctttgacaaaattcgtcatctctcctaTGTCTTATTCGAATAGtagtttttctgaaatgtttattgcttgcctaaaTGTTTTTCTCTATGTTTCATGTAACACacatattaattattaatttcagttgcctatcctgacgtgaagtttgttctatagaaagtatttgactctgatgtgtgccacagaaagtatttgactttagccacaaaattaaggaaattagaggggggggggttcggcaaggccattttcttgcctgccaaaccccccccccccttctatcttgtgactgcaaggcctggcacacttTGGAATCCTTTTGgtagctcatgttgaccagtagtgtgtgccacagaaagtatttgacacTAGCCACAAAAATAAGGAAATTATAAGGGGGGTGGGGGAATTCGGCAAGGCCATTTTCTTGCCTGGCGAaattctctccccccctctaATTTCTTTAATACCTTattactttctatagaacaaacttcacttcaggataggcaacc
This window contains:
- the LOC111976808 gene encoding periphilin-1 isoform X1, with product MDTRPYETTQGKSSTMPHRECNEESRDKRPREGHIKHVTAEEKQPLRRMRSPPRHRITGSFRQRFGGRFNRPRFIRDDHSFRKPRFSFGFQRYHSFTPRPRFHWRDQSGPPGPPGPPQDPSGPNSQYSDQRNMDRNSTAKSSPKGHTSALRSSAGASREEKQPVSFTVAQKKERSHSREGERERERELPSTVSRAAARNRTIQQKRKEIEQVYRQDCDTFGVVVKMLIAKDPSLERPIQSSLQENLREIGLRCVEAMQEFIEEYDTREPSTVIRTHAPLS